A section of the Clostridium sp. TW13 genome encodes:
- the priA gene encoding primosomal protein N': MGKKYAKIIINSESISLDREFTYIIPEKFFDVIAIGYRVKVPFGAGNKKVQGFVVGFCDEIDFNPKFAKEISEICDDDPLFGSSELELINFMRKEYLCKYIDAIRVFLPTGIIRGNSLKKKSVVKINSSMIEYSIYFEKYKDVLEQIKANDGMYTKTELNKILGISTYKINKLFSENLLIADELIMDRANQREYMTYERKDLTLQQRKVVSDIIHSEEKIFLLKGVTGSGKTEVYMNLVENMLNKNKTSLVLVPEISLTPQMIERFKGRFGKDVAVFHSKLSDGERFDEWNRVKNNSVKLIVGARSAIFLPFKDLGLIIVDEEHEGTYKSEQNPKYSIRDIAEFKSRQCGCKVVYGTATPAVETYYRALNNEIGLVTLEQRVDSSPMPNISVVDMREELKSGNRNIFSRELYNALKENLQRKEQSIIFLNRRGFSTFVSCRSCGYVFTCDSCDISMTYHKNGYLICHYCGKTKPQPKTCPKCGSKYVKYFGAGTEQIENYIRNTFQDARVLRMDVDTTRKKNSHEEIYNKFKNGEADILVGTQMISKGLDFPNVTLVGIVAADITLNLPDFRASERGFQIITQVAGRAGRGEKEGRVILQTYNPEHSSIKFASQYNYNDFFKEEISLRNIMNYPPFGDLLLINISGSKEGLVKKYSLEIGNYIQKNILGTDDIQILGPCACTVQKIKDQFRWQILIKGKLNEFIKNNIRIWVYDIIKDVYNEIRVSLDVNPNSLL; the protein is encoded by the coding sequence ATGGGGAAGAAGTATGCAAAAATAATAATAAATAGTGAATCCATCTCTTTAGATAGAGAGTTTACCTATATAATTCCGGAGAAATTTTTTGATGTTATAGCTATAGGATATAGAGTTAAAGTCCCTTTTGGAGCAGGAAATAAAAAAGTGCAAGGTTTTGTAGTAGGATTTTGTGATGAAATAGATTTTAATCCTAAGTTTGCAAAGGAGATATCTGAGATCTGTGATGATGACCCTCTTTTTGGTTCTTCTGAACTTGAACTTATCAATTTTATGCGCAAGGAATATCTATGTAAGTACATAGATGCTATAAGAGTTTTTTTACCTACAGGAATAATAAGAGGTAATTCATTAAAGAAAAAAAGTGTAGTTAAAATTAATTCTAGTATGATTGAATATAGTATCTATTTTGAAAAATATAAGGATGTTTTGGAGCAAATAAAAGCTAATGATGGTATGTATACGAAAACTGAATTAAATAAGATTTTAGGCATATCTACATATAAAATCAATAAACTATTTAGTGAAAATTTATTGATTGCAGATGAACTTATCATGGATAGAGCAAATCAAAGAGAGTATATGACCTATGAAAGAAAAGATCTAACCTTACAACAAAGAAAAGTTGTTAGTGACATTATTCACAGTGAAGAAAAGATATTTTTACTTAAAGGGGTTACAGGTAGCGGTAAAACTGAAGTGTACATGAACTTAGTTGAGAATATGTTAAATAAAAATAAAACATCTTTAGTTTTAGTTCCTGAAATATCCTTAACACCTCAAATGATAGAGAGATTTAAAGGTAGATTTGGGAAGGATGTAGCTGTATTTCACTCAAAACTTTCAGATGGAGAAAGGTTTGATGAATGGAATAGAGTTAAAAATAATTCGGTGAAGCTAATAGTTGGAGCAAGGTCAGCCATATTCTTACCCTTTAAAGATTTAGGCCTTATAATAGTAGATGAAGAGCATGAAGGAACTTATAAATCTGAGCAAAATCCTAAATATTCTATAAGAGATATTGCTGAGTTTAAAAGTAGACAATGTGGATGTAAGGTTGTCTATGGCACTGCAACTCCAGCAGTTGAAACTTATTATAGAGCTCTTAACAATGAAATTGGATTAGTTACTTTAGAACAAAGAGTTGATAGTTCGCCAATGCCTAATATTTCTGTAGTTGATATGAGAGAAGAATTAAAGTCTGGAAATAGAAATATATTTAGTAGGGAATTATACAATGCTTTAAAGGAAAACTTACAAAGAAAAGAGCAATCTATAATATTTTTAAATCGTAGAGGATTTTCAACATTTGTTTCTTGTAGGAGCTGTGGGTATGTATTTACCTGTGATTCTTGTGATATTTCTATGACTTATCATAAAAATGGATATTTAATATGCCATTATTGTGGTAAAACTAAACCTCAGCCTAAAACTTGTCCAAAGTGTGGAAGTAAGTATGTGAAATATTTTGGAGCAGGTACTGAGCAGATTGAGAATTATATTAGGAATACTTTTCAAGATGCAAGAGTTTTGCGTATGGATGTTGATACTACAAGAAAAAAGAATTCTCATGAGGAGATTTATAACAAGTTTAAGAATGGAGAAGCAGATATACTTGTAGGAACACAGATGATATCCAAGGGGTTAGATTTTCCTAATGTTACTTTGGTTGGTATTGTAGCTGCAGATATAACATTGAATCTACCAGATTTCAGAGCTTCTGAAAGAGGTTTTCAGATTATTACCCAAGTGGCAGGTAGAGCAGGTAGAGGTGAAAAGGAAGGTAGAGTTATACTTCAGACCTATAATCCAGAGCACAGCAGTATAAAATTTGCATCTCAATATAATTACAATGATTTTTTTAAGGAAGAAATTTCTTTAAGAAATATAATGAATTATCCGCCATTCGGAGATTTACTTCTGATAAATATTAGTGGAAGTAAGGAAGGTTTAGTGAAAAAATATTCTTTAGAAATAGGAAATTACATTCAGAAAAATATTTTAGGCACAGATGATATACAAATTTTAGGACCATGTGCATGTACGGTGCAAAAAATTAAGGATCAATTTCGATGGCAAATATTAATAAAAGGTAAACTTAATGAATTTATCAAAAATAATATACGGATATGGGTTTATGATATAATTAAGGATGTATATAATGAAATAAGGGTAAGTTTGGATGTAAATCCTAATAGTTTATTGTAG
- the def gene encoding peptide deformylase yields the protein MAIRTIRTIGDELLRKNSRKVDEVTDRIKILIKDMADTMYEAEGIGIAAPQVGVLKRIFVIDINDETGLKVFINPEIIEASGKQEDVEGCLSVPERNAVVERPEKIKVRAMNEKGEEFELEAEGLLARAICHENDHLDGILFVDKAH from the coding sequence ATGGCAATAAGAACAATAAGAACAATCGGAGATGAACTACTTAGAAAGAATAGCAGAAAGGTAGATGAAGTTACCGATAGAATAAAGATATTAATTAAAGATATGGCTGATACTATGTATGAAGCTGAAGGTATTGGTATAGCAGCTCCTCAAGTGGGCGTATTAAAGAGAATATTTGTTATTGATATAAATGATGAAACTGGACTTAAGGTTTTTATCAATCCAGAAATTATAGAAGCTTCTGGTAAACAAGAAGATGTGGAAGGATGTTTAAGTGTACCAGAAAGAAATGCAGTGGTAGAAAGACCGGAAAAGATTAAAGTTAGAGCAATGAATGAAAAAGGTGAAGAATTCGAATTAGAAGCAGAAGGTCTTCTTGCAAGAGCTATATGCCACGAAAATGACCATTTAGATGGTATTTTGTTTGTGGATAAAGCACATTAA
- the fmt gene encoding methionyl-tRNA formyltransferase — MNIAFMGTPDFAVPSLEKIIDKYGVKLVFTQPDRPKGRGKKLAFSAVKEVALNHGIEIMQPVKLRNDREAIEKLKSLDLDFIIVVAFGQILTKEVLDIPKFGCINLHGSLLPKYRGSAPIQWAVINGENVSGNTTMLLDEGIDTGDILLKNTVGVSEELTSGELYEELRYSGADLLVETIEKVYRNEIVPQKQGNAVGEYASQLNKEMALIDWNKSAKDIHNLVRGLNPWPIAYTHFEEDVMKIYKTKVLSSKSTKNPGTIENVDNTGLYVATGDNLLLVEKIQFPNGKPLEVKQYLNGHTIEQGIILK, encoded by the coding sequence ATGAATATAGCATTTATGGGAACACCAGATTTTGCTGTTCCTTCATTGGAGAAAATAATAGATAAATATGGTGTGAAACTAGTTTTTACTCAACCTGACAGACCAAAGGGAAGAGGGAAGAAGTTAGCTTTTTCTGCAGTAAAAGAAGTTGCATTAAATCATGGAATAGAAATTATGCAGCCAGTGAAACTTAGAAATGATAGAGAAGCTATTGAAAAGTTAAAAAGTTTAGATTTGGACTTTATTATAGTAGTAGCTTTTGGACAAATATTGACTAAAGAAGTTTTAGATATACCTAAGTTTGGATGCATAAATTTACATGGATCATTATTGCCTAAATATAGAGGATCAGCACCAATTCAATGGGCAGTTATAAATGGAGAAAATGTATCAGGTAATACAACCATGTTGCTAGATGAGGGGATAGACACTGGTGATATACTTCTTAAAAATACGGTTGGAGTAAGTGAAGAATTAACTTCTGGAGAATTATATGAAGAACTTAGGTATTCAGGAGCAGATCTTTTAGTAGAAACTATAGAAAAGGTGTATAGAAATGAAATTGTCCCACAAAAGCAGGGGAATGCTGTTGGTGAGTATGCATCTCAATTAAATAAAGAAATGGCACTAATTGATTGGAATAAGAGTGCTAAAGATATTCATAACTTAGTAAGAGGTCTAAACCCTTGGCCAATAGCATATACTCACTTTGAAGAGGATGTTATGAAAATATATAAGACTAAGGTATTAAGTAGCAAAAGTACAAAGAATCCTGGAACTATAGAAAATGTCGATAATACTGGTCTTTATGTGGCTACAGGAGATAACTTATTGTTAGTTGAAAAAATACAATTTCCAAATGGAAAGCCTCTAGAAGTTAAACAATATTTAAATGGTCATACTATAGAACAAGGAATAATTTTAAAATAA
- the rsmB gene encoding 16S rRNA (cytosine(967)-C(5))-methyltransferase RsmB, translating to MNARKIIVEILDNVFYNAAYSNIELTKRLNRDNVNDKDKGLITEIVYGTVRYKDKIDFIIKNFIKDVKLVEPRILNILRATVYQIMFLDRVPSYAAVNEAVQLAKEVSFNSSKFVNGVLRNILRNQDKDFYKGLEPRKAMAVNYSFPNWMVDLFINQYGMDVAKKIMHNLNNTPNVTVRVNELKGDYDEVFTSLEENGYDIAEGVICPEAIQINKGSNVENNSLFKDGYITVQDESAMLIAPNMDIEEGMKVLDLCSAPGGKTTHISELLNNTGTVIACDIYDHKINLIKENCDRLGITNVEYKIQDATQENKEFIKFADRVLIDVPCSGLGIIRKKPEIKWTKKKEDLHSLTKIQREIMVNSWEYLKDEGIMFYSTCTLNKHENEDNINWFISQHKDAIIEKMYFGKADNIVYNENGTVTILPTEAMDGFFLAKIKKVSR from the coding sequence ATGAATGCAAGAAAAATAATAGTAGAAATTTTGGATAATGTATTTTATAATGCAGCCTATTCAAATATTGAGCTGACAAAAAGACTTAACAGAGACAATGTTAATGATAAAGACAAAGGATTAATAACTGAAATAGTTTATGGAACTGTAAGATATAAAGACAAGATAGATTTTATTATCAAGAATTTTATTAAAGATGTAAAACTTGTAGAGCCAAGAATTCTTAATATATTAAGAGCTACAGTATATCAGATAATGTTTTTAGACAGAGTTCCAAGCTATGCAGCTGTTAATGAAGCAGTTCAATTAGCTAAAGAAGTATCCTTCAATTCATCTAAGTTTGTAAATGGAGTATTACGTAATATTCTAAGAAATCAAGATAAAGATTTTTATAAGGGCTTAGAACCTAGAAAGGCAATGGCTGTAAATTATTCTTTCCCTAATTGGATGGTGGATTTATTTATTAATCAGTATGGAATGGATGTAGCTAAAAAAATTATGCATAACCTTAATAATACTCCTAATGTAACTGTAAGGGTAAATGAGCTAAAAGGAGATTATGATGAAGTCTTTACTTCTTTAGAGGAAAATGGGTATGACATAGCTGAAGGTGTGATATGTCCAGAGGCTATTCAAATTAATAAAGGTAGTAATGTAGAAAATAATTCACTATTTAAGGACGGTTATATTACAGTTCAAGATGAAAGTGCTATGTTAATTGCACCTAACATGGATATAGAAGAAGGAATGAAGGTACTAGATTTATGTTCAGCACCAGGAGGAAAAACAACTCATATTAGTGAACTGCTTAATAATACAGGTACTGTAATTGCTTGTGATATATATGATCATAAGATAAATTTAATAAAAGAAAATTGTGATAGACTTGGAATTACAAATGTTGAGTATAAAATTCAAGATGCAACGCAAGAAAATAAAGAGTTTATTAAATTTGCTGATAGGGTATTGATCGATGTACCTTGTTCTGGACTGGGAATCATAAGGAAAAAACCTGAAATTAAATGGACAAAAAAGAAAGAGGATTTACACAGTCTTACGAAAATACAAAGAGAAATTATGGTGAATTCATGGGAATACCTAAAGGATGAAGGAATAATGTTTTATTCAACTTGTACATTGAATAAGCATGAAAATGAAGATAATATAAACTGGTTTATATCTCAGCATAAGGATGCAATCATTGAAAAAATGTATTTCGGTAAAGCTGATAATATAGTTTATAATGAAAATGGCACTGTTACTATATTGCCTACTGAGGCCATGGATGGATTTTTCTTAGCTAAGATAAAAAAAGTAAGTAGGTGA
- the rlmN gene encoding 23S rRNA (adenine(2503)-C(2))-methyltransferase RlmN, producing MNNILDYTLDELKAWMQQNNEGAFRSKQIWDWIYKEVWNFDEMRNIPSVLKDKLKNNFIIQMPEVLEVYKSEKDNTSKVLFRYEDGNIIESVIMRYNYGNSICVSTQVGCRMGCKFCASTIGGRIRDLTAGEILSEVMMAQKIIGERISNIVLMGSGEPLDNYENVMKFLSIVNSNEGLNIGQRHITLSTCGIVPKIYELAEKNMQITLAISLHATTDEKRRGIMPIANQYSIKEILEACHDYIRKTNRRITFEYSLVKDVNDSLEDAKELGELLKGMLCHVNLIPVNEIKENEFKKSLKKSIDNFEKTLQNYGVEVTVRREMGSDINAACGQLRRNYIEKQ from the coding sequence ATGAATAATATTTTAGATTATACATTAGATGAATTAAAGGCATGGATGCAACAAAATAATGAAGGGGCCTTTAGATCAAAACAAATTTGGGATTGGATTTATAAAGAAGTTTGGAACTTTGATGAAATGAGAAACATCCCAAGTGTTTTGAAAGATAAACTTAAGAATAATTTTATAATACAGATGCCAGAAGTATTAGAGGTATACAAATCTGAAAAAGATAATACGTCAAAAGTTCTGTTCAGATATGAAGATGGAAATATTATAGAGAGTGTTATCATGAGATATAACTATGGCAATTCTATTTGTGTTTCTACTCAGGTTGGATGCAGAATGGGATGTAAGTTTTGTGCTTCAACCATTGGAGGAAGAATAAGAGATTTAACTGCCGGAGAAATATTATCAGAAGTTATGATGGCTCAAAAGATTATAGGGGAGAGGATATCTAACATAGTTCTAATGGGAAGTGGAGAACCTTTAGACAATTATGAAAATGTCATGAAGTTTTTATCTATAGTAAATAGCAATGAAGGCTTGAACATTGGGCAAAGACATATAACCTTATCTACCTGTGGTATTGTGCCTAAGATATATGAATTGGCAGAAAAAAATATGCAGATAACTTTAGCTATTTCATTACATGCAACCACAGATGAAAAGAGAAGGGGAATAATGCCAATTGCGAACCAATACTCTATAAAAGAAATTTTAGAGGCGTGTCATGATTATATTAGAAAAACAAATAGACGAATTACGTTTGAGTACTCTCTTGTAAAAGATGTTAATGATAGCTTAGAGGATGCAAAAGAATTAGGAGAATTACTAAAAGGCATGCTTTGTCATGTTAACTTGATACCAGTAAATGAAATAAAAGAAAATGAATTTAAAAAATCATTGAAAAAAAGTATTGATAATTTTGAAAAAACATTGCAAAATTATGGTGTAGAGGTTACTGTTAGACGTGAAATGGGCTCAGATATAAATGCTGCTTGTGGACAATTAAGAAGGAATTATATAGAAAAACAGTAG